In Gadus chalcogrammus isolate NIFS_2021 chromosome 13, NIFS_Gcha_1.0, whole genome shotgun sequence, the genomic stretch TACAGAGACACCTGCAGACAGACGgggcagacagggagagagacgggtagggagacagacggacaagtaggtcagtcagacagagagatacagtgCAGTGTAGAACATTCTGCATGAATAGAAAACTCAACGCAGCACTACACAAGCATATGTAGAATTAGTAGGTAGGTAGATATAGGGAGGTACAGTAGACAGATAGGTGGAATAGACAGGTAGGTACAGTAGACAGGTAGGTGCAGTAGACAGGTAGGTACAGTAGACATGCAGGTACATTAGACACGTAGGAGCAGGAGACGGGTAGGAACATAAGACAGGTAATTACAGGAGACAGGTAGGAACAGGAGACAGGTAGGTACAGGAGCCAAACAGGTACAGTGGGTACAGCAGACAGGTACCTGGTCACAGGTGTGCAGGGCGAAGATGAGGGCCACCAGGCCGGTGGAGGGGTAGCGACCGTGACGCTCTGTCCAGTGGTCATGACAGTACTTAAAGAACTCTGgattcaccaccaacacctgcagacagacgggtagacagacagacgggtcatGACAGTACTTAAAGAACTCTGgattcaccaccaacacctgcagacagacgggtagacagacagacgggtcatGACAGTACTTAAAGAACTCTGgattcaccaccaacacctgcagacagacgggtagacagacagacgggtcatGACAGTACTTAAAGAACTCTGgattcaccaccaacacctgcagacagacaggtagacagacagacaggtcatgACAGTACTTAAAGAACTCTGgattcaccaccaacacctgcagacagacgggtagacagacagacaggtcatggCATTACTTAAAGAACTCTGgattcaccaccaacacctgcagacagacgggtagacagacagacaggtcatggCATTACTTAAAGAACTCTGgattcaccaccaacacctgcagacagacgggtagacagacagacaggtcatggCATTACTTAAAGAACTCTGgattcaccaccaacacctgcagacagacgggtagacagacagacgggtcatGGCATTACTTAAAGAACTGgattcaccaccaacacctgcagacagacaggtcatgACAGCACTTAAAGGACTCTGGATTCACCACCAACCcctgcagacagacgggtagacagacagacagctcatGACAGTACTTAAAGAACTCTGgattcaccaccaacacctgcagacagacaggtcatgACAGTACTTAAAGGACTCTGGATTCACCACCAACCcctgcagacagacgggtagacagacagacagctcatGACAGTACTTAAAGAACTGgattcaccaccaacacctgcagacagacaggtagacagacaggttgcTGAGGTAGGAAGAGCGTGTAGAGACACAGGCTCAGAGAGTCAATCATTTAGGGTTTACTGAGGACAACATTTAGCATGGGGGTAATCAGACAGACAAAGGGTTAGGCACccagtggacagacagacaggcgaaTAGACAGACTggcgggcagacagacaggcgtgGGTTTGGCACCAGgcgggtagagagacaggtggggGTTTGGCAACAGGCGGATAATCATACAGACGGGTGTTTGGCACCCagtggatagacagacaggtggggGTGTGGCACAAGGCCAGGTAGTCAAGACAGgcgggtagacagacaggcgggATTTCGGCACCCGGCGGGTAATCAGACACactgggagacagacagacagggtttTGGCATGGATGATGAATGGAtgatgagggtgagggtgagacaCACTGACCAACGCTAGGAGGACGAGGTGGACGGCCTGACACCAACagggagacaggtggagagacagacagagacagtcaagtagagagacggaggggtAGACAGACCGATGGACTGACAGGCCTGTTGGGATGCCTACCTTATCTTTATCTGCTTTAACTCTGTCCTTCACTCTCATATAGgtcctacacacgcacacgcacacacacacacacacacacacacacacacacacacacacacacacacacacacacacacacacacacacacgaacagacacacgcacacacacgcacacacacacacacacacacacacacacagacacacacacgcaaaaaaggTGAggtgtttccatggtaacatAAATAAGAGATAATCAACTACGGCCCATTTTGAAATATATGAACAGAAATGATAATGCATGCATGCGTATTATCTCACcatattattatacatatattgATGTGAAGTCATGTATGACATGGTGATGTGATGTCATATATGACATGGTGATGTTACATACGACATGGTGATGTGATGTCATATGTTACATGGTGATGGTTCCAGTAGACACGGTGGTGTGGTGTCATATATTACATGGTGATGGTGCCAGTAGACAGGGCGCTGGTTAACCACTGCAGGTCTCGGATCTTAAAGGGCAGTAGCACCAGGCTGGCTCCGCCCACGATGTCAACGGCACTCTCCGGGTACAGGAAGTGATGCGTTGTTCTGTTTCCTACATCCTCCTCAAATCCTGAGGTCACCGCCTTGTTCAtcctacagacagacacgcagacagtgTCACGGAccaacagacagatggacacacacacacacacacacacacacacacacacacacacacacacacacacacacacacacacacacacacacacacacacacacacacacacacacacacacacacacacacacacacaaacacgcagacagtttcacagacaaacagaccgaTAGACTaggaaggtattattgtagcaaaagtctttagcacctgtcaCTGCAGATTTTGTacgcgtacactaaagtcacaaatgtgtaacagtaaatttgaagtcctaaatatttattttgcatgtgtactgtaaagtcacaaatgtgttaacagtacatttgatgtcgtaaatattttttctaccattgtaaacactaaatagggtctacgagttcacaagtctgtgttacaggtgcacaaatcctatcctgtgcatcacaacttcaaagagtcatgcacttgacacttttgctacaatcattgctgcgcagttggtgcaaaaccaACTTATAATTATTGACATTTTGAAATGATTGAAAATTGAAATTATATAGAGCGCTATGTTCAatgagcattttaatgagcgagcacaagtcCATCGATACAACTGCTCAAATCTGCTGCTATGAGTCTcagctgttgtttttcttgcgGATACTTTTGCAACACGTCTATGTGGTACAAGTGTAGCAAAAGTGATTCATATGAAGCAGAGCGTCCGTGGTTGGGACAAAATTGCAGCATTAACCAATGAAAGTCGCCGGCAGGgggtgcatttttcaaactacactaaatttttcacagatgtgcaacttctgatgcaataGTTCACATTTGGGTTAACAAATTCACacatttttgggcatgttctcggattatgaaacacgggtgtgcgaatgtgtcaATTGCATGACTCATTGAAGTTGTGATGCACAGGATAGGATTTTTGCACCTGAAACGCAGACTTGTGAACTCAACTCGTTGACCATATTTAGTGCAATGGTGGAAAAGatatttacgacttcaaatgtactgttacacatttatgactttagagtacacatacAAAAattgcagttacaggtgctaaagacttttgttacaataataccttcataatagacacacacacacacacacacacacacacacacacacacacacacacacagacagtgtcacagacaaacagacagaggaccacacacgcgcgcagacagtttcacgaacacacacacacacacacacacacacacacacacacacacacacacacacacacacacacaaacggacacacgCAAATATTGGAAACTTTTTGTGAGGTCAAGGTGCAGATGCAGACGCCCTGTGGCAGCTATTATAATGAGATTCAAATTCCTTCATAATTAAAACGATTGGTATCTGAACTAACTGTCTTGTGTCCATACATgtacactctgtgtgtgtgtgtacagcagtGGGCCCTCAGGGAGGATCTACCAGGACAagagcacagagagacaggtgtatTCCGGAAGAACACCTGGCCTCCGTCCTCTAAACGGATGGAGTACGGCCAGAAGGTCGGCATGGTCAGAGGGTTGTAGAAGATAAGAAGATACAATAACCCCACCGTGATTGTCCGAAACAAAAGCCTAGGGTCATGTCCGCAGACCAACAATCTTTCTTCTTGAGAAGGACTGactcactgtctcactgtcACCGTGATTGACTCACTGTCAACTGAGTCCTTTTCATCTGCTCTGCCTTTTCAGTCTCACTTCCTGCCTACAGTCTCACTTCCTGCAGTCTCTTTACGGGTCTACAGTCTCACTTCCTGTCTACAGTCTCACTTCCTGCCTTCAGTCTCACTTCCTGTCTATaatctctcttcctgtctgtaaACTCTATCTGGCAGACACTGAGactatattactatattatacattttttataatttgtgtgtatgaatttgtgtgagtgtttgtctgtgtctgtgtgcgtgtgcgtgtgcgtgtgtgtgtgtgtgttagtggtgtgtgtgtgtgtgttgtggcaaccccacGCCGTTGGCCAGGGGCCAGGCGCTCCAGCACCCTCCCCGTGGACGGGTAGTGGAACCACCCAGCTGCACTAGATGGAGCATCAAACGGGCCCAGGCAATCAAGGACATTGGGGGCACCTGGGGGACGGGGACGAGAGAGGAGCCTAAGGGCTGGGgacggggggagacgggggagaaagAGCTGACCGGGGAAAGACGTGTCGTCGACCTTACGTTAACCAGAgaacgttccccccccccccccccccgggggtgaGCCGGAGGCGTCGGGAGCTGTTTCCCCGCCGACCCCGAGAAAGGGCTGGACCCGGAGGTCCCGCCTCCTTATTCCCGATCACGGAAGAACCTTAGTTAACGTATGATTTCCCTTTTTGGGAGCTTCCGGGAATAAAACCCGTTGCACCGCAACCCTACTTCCTTGTTTAATTCCCGAATCCCCGCCGCCGACGAaaggggttgccacagtgtgtgtgtgtgtgtgtgtgtgtgtgtgtgtgtgtgtgtgtgtgtgtgtgtgtgtgtgtgtgtgtgtgtgtgtgtgtgtgtgtgtgtgtgtgtgtgtgtgtgtgtgtgttgctttggataaaagcattagCTAAATAATGTTATaaaatgtgattgtgtgtgagtgtctgtgcgctcgtttgtgtgtgtgtgtgtgtgtgtgtgtgtgtgtgtgtgtacctgaagaCTGATGTGTGTGAGTCGATCATCTTTCCATGTCCAGAGTGACGCAGGTTGCCAGAGTTTCCAACAACTGCGCAGCTATGGCAACGGAAAGGGAGGGGCCGGAGGTCCAGGGAAGGGGCAGGGATTACCTGGAAGAGCtgtgacatcacttcctccAGCTTCTGTTTGTCAGCGTTGCTCTGTAAACCCTGCTCAATGAAATCATACATATTACATATCCATTACATCATACATATCAGTTATATTACATCATACATATCAGTTATCAGAtcatatttattaaatatcaaTGATGTCATACATATCGGTTGTATTACATCATATGTATCAAATATCCATTATACCATACATATCAATGAATttgatagacagatagatagatagatagatagatagatagatagatagatagatagatagatagatagatagatagatagatagatagatagatagatagatagatagatagatagtataGAAGTAATAGCAGTAGTATAGTGGTAAGGGTGGTAgtatagtagtaatagtagtatagtagtgagGTGGTCGTTGAGTAGTATAGTAGTAAGGTGGTAGTATTACCAGCCACCAGCTCAGAGCCTGGGGCTCCAGGATGTGAGTGGAGTTGAGGACAGGAAGCTGGCGAGGGTCGAAATGCTGcctgaaccaatcagaagaaTCCGTCTCTCGGACACACCCCTTGTCACAGCCACACCTCTCTGGAGCAGGGGTCTGCACCAGCCTGGCAACACACATTAAGGTTagataggaga encodes the following:
- the st3gal8 gene encoding ST3 beta-galactoside alpha-2,3-sialyltransferase 8 isoform X2, which translates into the protein MLSRRRLCVVAVSTVVLLIASQRIHRADLFLSTPPKPGSSPNTSSNSTAIQQAAALPGQPSLGEAQAEAQGPGHPRLVQTPAPERCGCDKGCVRETDSSDWFRQHFDPRQLPVLNSTHILEPQALSWWLGLQSNADKQKLEEVMSQLFQVIPAPSLDLRPLPFRCHSCAVVGNSGNLRHSGHGKMIDSHTSVFRMNKAVTSGFEEDVGNRTTHHFLYPESAVDIVGGASLVLLPFKIRDLQWLTSALSTGTITMTYMRVKDRVKADKDKVLVVNPEFFKYCHELSVCLPVCLQGLVVNPESFKCCHDLSVCRCWW
- the st3gal8 gene encoding ST3 beta-galactoside alpha-2,3-sialyltransferase 8 isoform X1, with translation MLSRRRLCVVAVSTVVLLIASQRIHRADLFLSTPPKPGSSPNTSSNSTAIQQAAALPGQPSLGEAQAEAQGPGHPRLVQTPAPERCGCDKGCVRETDSSDWFRQHFDPRQLPVLNSTHILEPQALSWWLGLQSNADKQKLEEVMSQLFQVIPAPSLDLRPLPFRCHSCAVVGNSGNLRHSGHGKMIDSHTSVFRMNKAVTSGFEEDVGNRTTHHFLYPESAVDIVGGASLVLLPFKIRDLQWLTSALSTGTITMTYMRVKDRVKADKDKVLVVNPEFFKYCHDHWTERHGRYPSTGLVALIFALHTCDQVSLYGYGADKDGNWHHYWEENRFAGAFRKTGVHSAEYETQIIHRLAQEHKITLHT